In Pseudomonas fluorescens NCIMB 11764, a single window of DNA contains:
- the potE gene encoding putrescine-ornithine antiporter, whose product MADSSKKMSLMGLTTLVTVNMMGSGIIMLPTSMAQLGAVSLLSWIVTAVGSMAIAYCFSQCGIYCPRSGGLSAYTEEAHAKSGFFLCSYLYFLSLAIANVAVAISAVGYMTSFVPWLGSGAIPLFIGTVGLLWLTTVANFGGPGITGKIGAITVWGVIIPVAGLSIIGWFWFKPDVLAAAWNPNNLPISEAIGKAIPLTLWAFLGMESAAQASDAVEDPKRTVPLACLFGTLGAAVVYVLSTTVIQGIIPNAELANSSAPFALVYAHMFNPMVGNIIMALAVMACVGSLLGWQFTLAQTAKMTADQGMFLKLFAKVSSRDAPIVGMLVCGVLQTLLALSTISPNASAQFGKLVSLAAVTNLIPYVTAATGLLVMMYKAKVSAGVYTRNTILLLVAVSYSLYALYACGKDAVFGGTLVLVVGYLLYGFLAKRFVDPSPTAQARADNP is encoded by the coding sequence ATGGCCGACTCAAGCAAGAAAATGAGCCTCATGGGGCTTACCACACTGGTGACGGTGAACATGATGGGCTCAGGCATCATCATGTTGCCGACGAGCATGGCCCAACTCGGGGCCGTTTCATTGTTGTCATGGATCGTCACTGCCGTCGGTTCCATGGCCATCGCTTACTGCTTTTCCCAGTGTGGCATCTACTGTCCGCGCTCAGGCGGGCTGTCCGCCTACACCGAAGAGGCGCACGCCAAATCAGGGTTCTTCCTGTGCTCGTATCTGTACTTCCTTTCGCTGGCCATTGCCAACGTAGCGGTCGCCATCTCCGCAGTGGGGTACATGACATCGTTCGTGCCCTGGCTGGGCAGTGGCGCCATTCCGCTGTTCATCGGAACGGTCGGCTTGCTCTGGCTGACCACCGTGGCCAACTTTGGCGGCCCCGGCATCACTGGCAAGATCGGTGCGATAACGGTATGGGGTGTGATCATCCCGGTGGCCGGCTTGAGCATCATCGGCTGGTTCTGGTTCAAGCCCGATGTGCTGGCTGCCGCCTGGAACCCGAACAACCTGCCAATCTCCGAAGCCATCGGCAAGGCGATTCCCCTGACCCTGTGGGCCTTCCTCGGCATGGAGTCGGCGGCCCAGGCCTCCGATGCCGTGGAAGATCCCAAGCGCACCGTACCGCTGGCCTGTCTGTTTGGCACGCTGGGTGCGGCAGTGGTTTATGTGCTGTCGACCACGGTTATTCAGGGGATCATTCCCAATGCCGAACTGGCCAACTCATCGGCCCCTTTCGCGCTCGTCTATGCACACATGTTCAATCCCATGGTCGGCAACATCATCATGGCGCTGGCAGTGATGGCCTGTGTCGGTTCGCTGCTGGGCTGGCAGTTCACCCTGGCGCAAACCGCCAAGATGACGGCTGACCAAGGCATGTTCCTGAAACTGTTCGCCAAGGTCAGCTCAAGGGATGCCCCTATAGTCGGAATGCTGGTCTGTGGTGTGTTGCAGACCTTGTTGGCGCTATCGACCATTTCGCCCAACGCCAGTGCCCAATTCGGAAAACTCGTCAGCCTGGCAGCAGTGACCAACCTGATTCCCTATGTGACGGCGGCCACCGGCCTGCTGGTCATGATGTACAAAGCGAAAGTCAGTGCCGGCGTATACACCCGCAACACCATATTGTTACTGGTTGCCGTCTCCTATTCCTTGTACGCCCTGTATGCCTGCGGCAAAGACGCCGTGTTCGGCGGCACCCTCGTCCTGGTGGTCGGCTACCTGCTCTACGGTTTCCTCGCCAAACGTTTTGTCGACCCATCTCCAACCGCTCAGGCCCGGGCCGACAACCCTTGA
- a CDS encoding Orn/Lys/Arg decarboxylase N-terminal domain-containing protein, which yields MSRSQTQLPPDLAQRYPVLIVANAPESDDNILVRSVQSIASALHEHDVEVKWVRSLDDAEIAIKANSTYCCALIGWGLCEEAPDQALQLIRLMRRRTAQLPIMLGMSHAHQSRVPLAFVERIDGFIWQPEDSAEFIAGRIEAAARRYLDTILPPFFGALVNFADTYEYSWHTPGHTGGTAFMKTAVGRTFLDFYGEQMLRSDLSVSVGELGSLNDHSGPVNDAEKFAARVFGADFTFFSVGGSSASNQIVLHSAVTDGDAVLVDRNCHKSLNYALNMSGAVPLYLRPRRNARGLIGPVPLSELTPAAVAGKLADSPLAANKQARPVLAVLTNSTYDGLCYNVQTTTRELSQSVDRIHYDEAWYAYARFNPLYEGRYGMHRGERHPDDATVTVTHSTHKLLAALSQASMIHVRSGKVEVKPALFNEAFMMHTSTSPQYSIIASIDVSSKMMDDAGGYLTDESIDEAIAFRQAMARLSNEIRARDGKDWWFGVWQPDEVNGVPFAELDPEVLRHGDAWVLKPAASWHGFGDLGADYCMLDPIKVTVLTPGQRLDGQMEDSGIPAPLVSSFLSSRGIVVEKTEPYSILVLFSLGVTKGKWGSLIAGLMEFKKHYECNSPLEQVLPDLVDNHAERYSGMGLKDLAEAMHQDMISSQMLRNMDAAYTLLPDPVASPRATYARLVKGDIEQIAVRDMIDRTVAVQIVPYPPGIPLMMPGEKAGADKKAIVDYLLAMELFDGHFPGFEHDNHGVEIERDSQGRPTYKVYVVKNQGLAP from the coding sequence ATGAGTCGCTCACAAACGCAGTTACCCCCCGATCTGGCGCAGCGCTATCCCGTGTTGATCGTGGCCAATGCCCCGGAAAGCGACGACAACATCCTGGTGCGCAGTGTCCAGTCCATCGCCAGCGCGCTGCATGAGCATGACGTGGAAGTTAAATGGGTGCGGTCCCTTGATGATGCCGAAATCGCCATCAAAGCCAACTCGACCTACTGCTGCGCGCTCATTGGATGGGGCCTGTGTGAGGAAGCGCCTGATCAGGCCCTGCAACTTATCCGGCTGATGCGCCGGCGAACGGCCCAGCTACCGATCATGCTCGGCATGAGCCATGCTCATCAGAGCCGAGTCCCATTGGCATTCGTCGAGCGCATTGACGGGTTTATCTGGCAGCCCGAAGACAGCGCCGAATTCATTGCCGGGCGCATAGAAGCAGCCGCCCGCCGCTATCTGGATACCATCCTGCCGCCGTTCTTCGGTGCACTGGTCAACTTTGCCGACACATACGAGTATTCCTGGCACACCCCTGGCCATACCGGCGGCACGGCATTTATGAAGACCGCTGTCGGGCGTACGTTCCTCGATTTCTATGGCGAGCAGATGCTGCGCTCCGACCTCAGTGTTTCCGTCGGCGAATTGGGTTCGTTGAATGACCACTCGGGCCCGGTGAATGACGCGGAAAAATTCGCGGCTCGGGTGTTCGGTGCCGACTTCACCTTTTTTTCGGTCGGCGGCAGTTCGGCGAGCAATCAGATCGTCCTGCATTCAGCGGTGACCGACGGCGATGCCGTGTTGGTCGATCGCAACTGCCACAAGTCGTTGAACTATGCGTTGAATATGTCGGGTGCGGTGCCGTTGTACTTACGCCCAAGGCGCAACGCGCGGGGCCTGATCGGGCCGGTGCCCCTTTCGGAACTGACGCCGGCTGCCGTTGCCGGCAAACTCGCTGACAGCCCGTTGGCGGCCAATAAGCAGGCCCGCCCGGTACTCGCGGTGCTGACGAACTCGACCTACGATGGCCTTTGCTACAACGTGCAGACCACCACCCGCGAGCTGAGCCAGAGCGTCGACCGCATCCACTATGACGAAGCCTGGTATGCCTATGCGCGCTTCAACCCGCTCTACGAAGGCCGCTATGGCATGCACCGTGGCGAACGCCATCCCGACGACGCCACCGTCACCGTTACCCACTCCACCCACAAGTTACTGGCTGCGCTTTCACAAGCCTCGATGATCCATGTCCGCTCGGGCAAGGTTGAGGTCAAGCCGGCTCTGTTCAACGAAGCCTTCATGATGCACACCTCCACGTCACCGCAGTACAGCATCATCGCCTCGATCGATGTTTCGTCGAAAATGATGGATGACGCGGGGGGCTACCTTACTGATGAGTCCATCGACGAGGCCATTGCCTTTCGCCAGGCCATGGCTCGCCTGAGCAATGAAATTCGTGCGCGCGATGGCAAGGATTGGTGGTTTGGGGTCTGGCAACCCGATGAAGTCAACGGGGTACCTTTTGCCGAACTCGACCCTGAAGTTTTACGCCATGGCGATGCCTGGGTGCTCAAACCGGCGGCCAGCTGGCATGGCTTCGGTGACCTGGGCGCCGACTACTGCATGCTGGACCCGATCAAGGTCACGGTGCTGACGCCTGGCCAGAGGCTCGACGGTCAAATGGAGGACAGTGGCATCCCCGCGCCGCTGGTGTCGTCCTTCCTCTCCAGTCGCGGCATCGTGGTTGAGAAGACTGAGCCGTATTCCATTCTCGTGCTGTTCAGCCTCGGCGTGACCAAAGGCAAATGGGGCTCTCTGATCGCCGGCCTGATGGAATTCAAGAAACATTACGAGTGCAATTCACCGCTGGAGCAAGTCCTGCCCGATCTGGTCGACAACCATGCCGAGCGCTATAGCGGCATGGGGCTCAAGGACCTCGCCGAAGCCATGCACCAGGACATGATCAGCTCGCAGATGCTACGCAACATGGATGCGGCCTACACCTTGCTGCCGGACCCGGTCGCTTCGCCTCGGGCCACCTACGCCAGGCTGGTGAAAGGCGACATAGAGCAAATCGCCGTGCGAGACATGATCGACCGCACCGTGGCCGTGCAGATCGTTCCTTATCCGCCGGGCATTCCATTGATGATGCCCGGAGAAAAAGCCGGCGCCGATAAAAAGGCCATCGTCGACTACCTGTTGGCGATGGAACTGTTCGATGGCCACTTCCCGGGTTTCGAGCATGACAATCATGGCGTGGAAATCGAGCGTGATAGCCAGGGTCGGCCAACCTACAAGGTCTATGTGGTCAAAAACCAGGGTTTAGCCCCTTAG
- a CDS encoding DUF2252 domain-containing protein — MLRSPFTFLRGSAGLMAHDLATTPNTGIQVQACGDCHLLNFGLFATPERNLIFDINDFDETLPAPWEWDVKRLAVSFTVAARDNGLSDKQALAITVECVRAYRERLRQLSKQSPLDVWYDRLDAQTIVDMAPNAKVKKNREQVIAKARIRIGDYLYPTISSEVAGRRRLIDQPPVLFHIYEKDFEHRVQLALQAYRETLPDERRVLFDRYRLEDFAVKAVGIGSVGTYCFVGLFFSAENHPLLLQFKEAGPSVLAPYAGKSIYENQGQRVVTGQRLMQSSSDIFLGWTQGKKGRHFFVRQLRDMKMSAPIEGASAAQMKMYAELCGLTLARAHAKSGDAALISGYLGQSDTFDQAIGKFALSYADQNEKDHAALVAAEKSGKVKALREDD, encoded by the coding sequence ATGTTACGCAGCCCTTTCACCTTTTTGCGCGGCTCTGCAGGGTTGATGGCCCACGACTTGGCGACTACCCCGAACACCGGCATTCAGGTACAGGCTTGCGGGGACTGCCATCTGTTGAATTTCGGACTGTTTGCGACTCCCGAGCGCAATCTGATTTTTGACATCAATGATTTCGACGAAACGCTTCCGGCTCCGTGGGAATGGGACGTTAAACGTCTGGCGGTCAGCTTTACCGTGGCCGCGCGCGACAACGGACTCAGCGATAAGCAGGCCCTGGCAATCACCGTCGAATGTGTTCGTGCTTATCGTGAGCGATTGCGCCAACTATCCAAACAAAGTCCTCTGGACGTCTGGTATGACCGTCTTGATGCTCAAACAATTGTCGACATGGCCCCCAATGCCAAGGTCAAAAAAAACCGTGAGCAAGTCATCGCGAAGGCAAGGATTCGTATCGGTGACTACCTTTATCCCACGATCAGCAGCGAGGTCGCGGGGCGACGGCGCCTGATCGATCAACCGCCGGTACTTTTCCACATTTACGAAAAGGACTTCGAGCACCGAGTTCAGCTGGCATTACAGGCTTACCGAGAGACGCTACCTGATGAGCGGCGCGTGCTCTTTGATCGCTATCGCCTGGAAGACTTCGCCGTGAAAGCCGTGGGCATCGGCAGCGTCGGTACGTATTGTTTCGTCGGTCTGTTTTTCTCTGCGGAAAATCACCCATTGCTCCTGCAGTTCAAGGAAGCCGGCCCTTCCGTGCTGGCGCCTTATGCCGGCAAAAGCATCTATGAAAATCAAGGTCAACGCGTGGTCACCGGACAACGGTTGATGCAGTCGTCCAGCGACATTTTCTTGGGCTGGACGCAAGGCAAAAAAGGTCGCCATTTCTTTGTACGCCAGTTGCGGGACATGAAAATGTCAGCACCGATTGAAGGCGCATCGGCTGCGCAAATGAAGATGTACGCCGAGTTGTGCGGACTCACACTGGCCCGCGCCCACGCCAAATCCGGAGACGCTGCACTCATCAGTGGCTATTTGGGACAATCGGACACCTTCGATCAGGCCATCGGCAAATTTGCATTGAGCTATGCAGATCAAAATGAGAAAGACCATGCGGCGCTGGTGGCTGCAGAAAAGTCAGGGAAGGTCAAAGCGCTGAGAGAGGATGACTAG
- a CDS encoding amino acid ABC transporter substrate-binding protein: MNVKLTKANNLLLVCLLALVPVLADANTLERVRASNTFTLGYLPDFAPFSVQADDKASGYAIDLCLKIADKVKTELGLPGLQIRYLPVTATDEMSAVRLGKIDILCTPTSPTLERRKAVSYSVPIYTAGLSAVVRKDASEALLNVLNGKVARTGPTWRATVNSGLSNQTYAATAGGITEAWIRQQMRLLGVVATLVTVENTAAGLKLVSEGKADAFFAERMMLQNLISTDYSAGNLVLLDRIFEYAPTAMAVDRDDENFRLLVDTTLSEMYRSGEIEQAFDKYLGGASATAKKLFKVYAIP; encoded by the coding sequence ATGAACGTGAAACTGACCAAAGCCAACAACCTGCTGCTCGTTTGCCTGCTCGCGCTGGTACCCGTACTGGCTGATGCCAATACGCTTGAACGTGTGCGGGCGAGCAATACCTTTACCCTCGGCTACCTGCCGGACTTCGCACCTTTTAGCGTCCAGGCAGACGATAAAGCCAGCGGTTATGCCATCGACCTCTGTCTGAAAATCGCCGACAAGGTCAAGACCGAGTTGGGTTTGCCCGGGTTGCAAATACGTTACCTGCCCGTCACAGCCACCGACGAGATGAGCGCCGTGAGATTGGGGAAGATCGACATTCTTTGTACACCGACCTCTCCCACACTGGAGCGGCGCAAGGCTGTGAGCTACTCGGTGCCGATCTACACGGCAGGCCTCTCGGCCGTGGTGCGCAAGGATGCATCAGAGGCGTTGCTCAACGTGCTTAATGGCAAGGTGGCGCGTACCGGGCCAACCTGGCGAGCGACGGTCAACAGCGGGCTGTCGAACCAGACCTATGCCGCGACCGCTGGCGGAATCACCGAGGCATGGATCCGTCAGCAGATGCGATTACTCGGAGTGGTGGCCACACTGGTCACCGTGGAAAACACCGCGGCAGGCCTCAAGCTGGTCTCCGAAGGCAAAGCCGATGCTTTCTTCGCTGAACGCATGATGCTCCAGAACCTCATCAGTACCGATTACTCCGCAGGAAATCTGGTTCTGCTGGACCGAATTTTTGAGTACGCACCGACTGCAATGGCGGTGGATCGAGACGATGAAAACTTCCGTTTGCTGGTCGACACCACGCTGAGTGAAATGTACCGCTCCGGGGAGATCGAGCAGGCATTCGACAAATACCTGGGTGGAGCCAGCGCCACGGCCAAAAAGCTGTTCAAGGTCTATGCGATACCTTAG
- a CDS encoding efflux RND transporter permease subunit: MSISHYCIDRPIFASVISIIITLAGAVAMVNLPVAQYPDITPPQITVSATYPGADAQVVANNVAAPIEQQVNGADNMIYMNSSSSATGNMTLNVFFEIGTDPSLAQVDVQNRVNLALPQLPSAVQSQGIQVQKKSSAFMMVLAVYSAGDRYDSTYVANYANLYILDAIKRIPGANQASIFGTPDYAMRIWLKPDRMAQLGITAADVQKAVTNQNQQFAVGRVGQSPTGQAVEQSFAVTTKGRLTEPAEFENIILRASNDGAAIVRLKDIGRAELGQKDYSLRSTYQGRPATLIAVYQQPGANALDVSAAVTSTLAQMKTTFPEGIEYKIVMDTTAFTRASISEVINTFFEALVLVVVVVFIFLQSLRATLIPVLAVPVSIVGTFIGMSALGFSVNMLTLFGMVLAIGIVVDDAIVVIENVERNMHVHKMNPKDAAKRAMDEVAGPVVAIVLVLCAVFVPVAFMGGITGQLYKQFAITIAISVVISGLVALTLSPALAALLLKPQHGEKNAFFRWFERSFERMTEGYSRSVAFMIKRFVLALLLFAGMIVLILLMAQRIPSAFLPPEDQGYLLGAVIMPDAASLDRTGEVGKIASDFFMNDEAVEGVAIVNGYSLLDGQNKNNAGAFFVGFKDFEERYKDSETIKEQSAPAVIQKAARAFSTVQGGIILPVNPPSIPGLGTTGGMEVWVQSKGDASVEQLAEMVGNLVAKARQRPELGAITSTFNVFSRQLLVDVDREKAETLGVPVEDVYSTMQTMFGSLYVSQFNKFSRLWQVILQAEPSYRLKAEDLQQIYVRSKTLGMVPLKALLTTRYVTGPDLLTRFNNFPAVKLTANAAPGYSSGQALKALEEISAEIMTNDYALALSGEAFEEKKSGGASSQVFIFGLIMVFLILAAQYEKWSLPVGVLLAVPFALFGALLAVLIRGLSNDVYFQIGLTMLVALAAKNAILIFEFAVLNRENGMSAYDAAMTAARERLRPIVMTSLAFILGCVPLAIAVGASENSRHSIGTGVIGGMLAATVIAIFFIPLFYYLVERMTEKKGAVKQTSPPPALSSPGEIPGGAPLHKYEGD; this comes from the coding sequence ATGAGCATTTCACACTACTGCATTGATCGCCCCATCTTCGCTTCAGTGATCTCGATCATCATCACCTTGGCTGGCGCAGTGGCGATGGTAAATTTGCCGGTCGCCCAGTATCCGGATATTACGCCACCGCAAATTACGGTTTCAGCGACCTACCCGGGCGCCGATGCACAGGTCGTGGCCAATAATGTGGCAGCGCCCATCGAGCAGCAGGTCAATGGCGCCGACAACATGATCTACATGAACTCGTCGAGCTCCGCGACGGGCAACATGACCCTCAACGTCTTCTTCGAGATTGGCACCGACCCTTCTCTTGCCCAAGTCGACGTGCAAAACCGGGTCAACCTGGCCCTGCCGCAATTGCCTTCGGCGGTTCAGAGCCAGGGTATCCAGGTGCAGAAGAAATCCTCGGCGTTCATGATGGTTCTTGCCGTGTATTCTGCCGGCGACCGCTATGACAGCACCTATGTCGCCAACTACGCCAACCTCTACATTCTGGATGCGATCAAGCGTATTCCGGGCGCCAACCAGGCCAGTATCTTTGGCACGCCGGACTACGCCATGCGGATCTGGCTCAAACCCGACCGAATGGCTCAGTTGGGAATTACTGCCGCCGACGTACAGAAAGCGGTCACCAACCAGAACCAGCAATTCGCCGTAGGCCGCGTTGGTCAATCCCCGACGGGCCAGGCCGTGGAACAGTCCTTTGCCGTGACCACCAAGGGCCGCCTGACTGAACCTGCGGAGTTCGAGAACATCATCTTGCGCGCCAGCAACGACGGAGCGGCCATTGTTCGTCTGAAGGACATCGGTCGAGCCGAGCTGGGGCAAAAAGACTACTCCTTGCGCAGCACCTATCAGGGGCGTCCCGCCACATTGATTGCGGTGTATCAACAACCGGGGGCAAACGCACTCGACGTCTCGGCAGCCGTGACGTCAACCCTGGCGCAAATGAAGACGACCTTTCCCGAAGGGATCGAATACAAAATCGTGATGGACACCACTGCGTTTACCCGCGCGTCGATTTCCGAAGTGATAAACACCTTTTTCGAAGCGCTGGTGTTGGTGGTCGTGGTGGTTTTCATCTTTCTGCAGAGCTTGCGCGCCACGCTGATCCCGGTGCTCGCCGTGCCGGTGTCCATTGTGGGCACCTTTATCGGCATGTCGGCCCTCGGGTTTTCGGTGAACATGCTGACGCTGTTTGGCATGGTGCTGGCCATCGGCATCGTGGTGGACGACGCCATCGTGGTGATTGAAAACGTCGAACGCAATATGCACGTGCACAAGATGAACCCCAAGGACGCGGCGAAACGCGCCATGGATGAAGTGGCCGGCCCCGTGGTCGCTATCGTGCTGGTGCTGTGCGCGGTGTTCGTCCCGGTGGCATTCATGGGAGGTATCACTGGCCAACTCTACAAACAGTTCGCGATCACCATCGCCATTTCCGTGGTGATCTCCGGCCTCGTGGCCTTGACACTTTCGCCAGCCCTGGCGGCTCTGCTGCTCAAGCCCCAACACGGCGAAAAGAACGCTTTTTTCCGCTGGTTCGAGCGCAGCTTCGAACGCATGACCGAGGGCTACTCGCGCTCGGTGGCGTTTATGATCAAGCGCTTTGTCCTGGCGTTGTTACTCTTTGCCGGCATGATCGTTCTGATTCTGCTGATGGCGCAGCGCATTCCCAGTGCCTTCCTGCCACCGGAAGACCAGGGTTATCTGCTGGGGGCCGTGATCATGCCCGACGCCGCCAGCCTGGATCGCACTGGCGAGGTGGGCAAAATCGCCAGTGACTTCTTCATGAACGATGAGGCCGTCGAGGGCGTCGCCATCGTTAACGGCTACAGCCTGCTCGACGGCCAGAACAAGAACAATGCCGGCGCCTTCTTCGTCGGTTTCAAGGATTTCGAGGAGCGCTACAAGGACTCGGAAACGATCAAGGAGCAAAGTGCCCCGGCGGTGATTCAGAAAGCCGCTCGCGCTTTTTCCACGGTACAGGGCGGGATCATTCTTCCGGTCAATCCGCCGTCGATTCCCGGCCTGGGCACCACAGGCGGCATGGAGGTATGGGTGCAGAGCAAGGGCGATGCCAGCGTCGAGCAACTGGCTGAAATGGTCGGCAACCTTGTCGCAAAAGCCAGGCAGCGCCCGGAACTCGGCGCCATTACCTCCACCTTCAACGTGTTTTCCCGGCAATTGCTGGTCGACGTAGACCGGGAAAAGGCAGAGACGCTGGGGGTGCCGGTGGAAGACGTCTACAGCACCATGCAAACCATGTTCGGCTCTCTCTATGTGTCTCAATTCAACAAATTCAGCCGCCTGTGGCAGGTGATTCTGCAGGCCGAACCGAGCTATCGACTCAAGGCCGAAGACTTGCAGCAAATTTATGTGCGCAGCAAAACCCTCGGGATGGTGCCGCTCAAAGCCCTGCTGACCACCCGCTACGTCACCGGTCCCGATCTGCTGACCCGTTTCAATAACTTCCCGGCGGTCAAACTCACCGCCAACGCGGCACCGGGCTACAGTTCCGGCCAAGCGCTCAAGGCCCTGGAAGAAATCAGCGCTGAGATCATGACCAACGACTACGCCCTGGCCTTGAGTGGCGAAGCCTTCGAGGAGAAAAAAAGCGGCGGTGCCTCCTCTCAAGTATTCATCTTCGGCCTGATCATGGTGTTCCTGATCCTGGCGGCTCAGTACGAGAAATGGTCCCTGCCCGTCGGTGTGTTGCTGGCGGTGCCCTTTGCATTGTTCGGTGCACTGCTTGCCGTTCTGATCCGCGGGTTAAGCAATGACGTCTACTTCCAGATCGGCTTGACCATGCTGGTAGCCCTGGCCGCCAAGAACGCCATCCTCATTTTCGAGTTTGCGGTACTGAACCGGGAAAACGGCATGTCTGCCTATGATGCGGCAATGACGGCCGCCCGGGAGCGTTTGCGGCCAATCGTGATGACGTCCCTGGCGTTCATTTTGGGTTGCGTTCCGCTGGCCATTGCCGTCGGGGCATCCGAGAACAGCCGACACTCCATCGGTACCGGTGTGATCGGCGGGATGCTGGCGGCGACCGTCATCGCCATCTTCTTTATCCCCCTGTTCTACTACCTCGTTGAACGCATGACTGAGAAGAAAGGTGCGGTCAAACAGACATCCCCGCCGCCTGCGCTATCGTCGCCCGGTGAGATTCCCGGCGGCGCCCCCCTGCACAAATATGAGGGGGATTGA
- a CDS encoding efflux transporter outer membrane subunit, whose protein sequence is MHTRHLPLLICLALTGCMLGPDYQRPGTDAPAAYRYADKEANNLSNSLWWEQFKDPVLNDLIRSALAENKDIKIAAARVEEFQGRYGVVRSQMYPQIGAGAQGSRSRAPRDNGPVPLESSVDPIYKNYQAILNVSWELDVWGRLRRLNESARADLLASEEGRRTVILSLVSSVASSYIALRDLDRQLEIARTTAKARGDSYDIFKLRFGAGTISEMELAQNLSEFQRTQASVSQFESQVAQQENNLAVLLGRNPGPIIRGRDLTQLTLPSVPAGLPSDLLERRPDLRQAELNLISANAQIGAAKALYFPTISLTGLLGSVSNQLSNLFTGPAATWSYGVAASMPIFTAGGIAGQVKQTEAFQQQTLLVYQQSIQSAFRDVENALVAASKSREQMASQASQVEALRTYTRFARLRYDNGYTSYIEVLDAERSLFDAELNYTRTRASVFTAMVDVYKATGGGWVTEADKLTATVSEKKP, encoded by the coding sequence ATGCACACACGCCATCTCCCATTGTTGATCTGTCTGGCCCTGACGGGCTGTATGCTCGGCCCGGATTACCAGCGCCCTGGCACCGACGCCCCGGCGGCCTATCGGTATGCGGACAAGGAGGCCAACAATCTGTCCAACAGCCTGTGGTGGGAACAGTTCAAGGATCCGGTGCTGAACGACTTGATCCGCAGCGCGCTGGCCGAGAATAAGGACATCAAGATTGCCGCCGCCCGGGTCGAGGAGTTCCAGGGGCGTTACGGCGTGGTGCGCTCGCAGATGTATCCGCAAATCGGCGCCGGGGCGCAAGGCAGTCGCTCCAGAGCGCCGCGCGACAACGGTCCGGTACCATTGGAATCCAGTGTCGATCCGATTTACAAAAACTACCAGGCCATCCTCAATGTGAGCTGGGAATTGGACGTCTGGGGTCGTTTACGGCGGCTCAATGAGTCGGCGCGTGCTGACTTGCTGGCCTCAGAGGAAGGCCGGCGCACGGTCATTCTGAGCCTGGTATCGTCGGTGGCATCCAGCTACATCGCGCTACGCGATCTTGACCGGCAACTGGAAATCGCCCGCACCACCGCCAAGGCCCGTGGCGACTCCTACGACATTTTCAAGCTGCGCTTTGGCGCCGGCACCATTTCCGAAATGGAACTGGCGCAAAACCTCTCCGAGTTCCAGCGCACCCAAGCTTCTGTATCGCAATTCGAGTCCCAGGTGGCGCAACAGGAAAACAATTTGGCGGTGCTGCTTGGGCGCAATCCAGGACCGATCATCAGAGGCCGCGATCTGACGCAACTGACGCTGCCATCGGTCCCCGCCGGGTTGCCTTCGGACCTGCTGGAGCGGCGCCCCGATCTACGTCAGGCCGAACTGAACCTGATCTCCGCCAATGCCCAAATCGGTGCCGCCAAGGCGTTGTACTTCCCGACGATATCCCTCACCGGGCTGTTGGGCTCAGTCAGTAATCAACTCTCGAATTTGTTCACCGGGCCGGCCGCCACCTGGTCCTATGGCGTCGCCGCGAGCATGCCCATTTTCACCGCTGGCGGCATCGCCGGTCAGGTCAAACAGACCGAGGCCTTTCAACAACAAACCTTGCTGGTGTACCAACAGTCGATCCAATCTGCCTTCCGGGATGTTGAAAACGCGTTGGTCGCGGCGAGCAAATCCCGGGAGCAAATGGCTTCCCAGGCCAGTCAGGTCGAGGCGTTGCGTACTTACACCAGGTTTGCGCGACTGCGCTATGACAATGGGTACACCAGCTACATTGAAGTTCTGGATGCCGAACGCAGCTTGTTCGATGCCGAGTTGAATTACACCCGCACCCGGGCTTCGGTGTTCACCGCCATGGTCGATGTATACAAGGCAACAGGTGGCGGTTGGGTGACCGAAGCGGACAAGTTGACGGCAACCGTCAGCGAAAAAAAACCCTGA